Proteins from one Physeter macrocephalus isolate SW-GA chromosome 16, ASM283717v5, whole genome shotgun sequence genomic window:
- the SNX19 gene encoding sorting nexin-19 isoform X3, whose protein sequence is MEEGGAGPGSPLPPAMKAETATAAQEPPAGPSLSHLLSSRKLVALGAVLGWLLVIHLLVNVWLLCLLSALLLVLGGWLGSDTIVGPSGRLHLERFIPMAVCPPHPEAERQLEQEIDRTIRMVMRDFVSSWYRTVSQEPAFEEEMEAAMRGLVQELRRRMARVDSHALAQRVLTLCGCHLQSYLQAKEATAGKQSGTDEPSQLWEAYCQATAPHPAVQSPRAEVAYTRGIVNVLLQGLVPKPHLETRTGRHVVVELVTCNVILPLISKLSDPDWIHLVLVGIFSKARSGPAGVGKPLCPASAREQPPVPTSLPLIVEVQSLADARAPSPAPVLINCSEPSHPSPEVEEGHEALEGDLGGVLEEREVGNNSSHFLQPLFLSEDAELESPLSELGKETIMLMNPGNFLSARIQNSLCALGGSQSLDSKGDEGSKGIEGAEAEEGPGTETETGLLVSMLNSCPEIQIDTADKEVEQGDVTSLTALLASPERMCPPRPSCLEKDLTNGVSSLDPSLPQVLLSSSPPDPLSAATFSFEPLSSPDGPVIIQNLRITGTITAREHSSTGFHPYTLYTVKYETALDGENSSGLQQQAYHTVNRRYREFLNLQTRLEEKSDLRKFIKNVKGPKKLFPDLPFGNMDSDRVEARKSLLESFLKQLCAIPEIANSEEMQEFLALNTDARIAFVKKPFMVSRIDKPRTVRVADDTGVNKTDMDPHHRLPSYEPRERVVVVVSAIVDTLKTAFPRSEPQSPTEELSEAETESKPQPEGKKATKSRLRFSSSKIAPALNITEAHEKILYCLREGSVESEILSMSGMESFIEKQTKLLETQPAEAPGKDSEQISKECVDDCVSGAAVPGQDLSSSDPGTETELADTALDLLLLLLMEQWRWLCTENVQKVIHLIFGTLIQRTACEAFQGDFIPMDSFAKATTRASPRLTAGGRLPGLPAARTSTGSVQGAALFSRFTGAAGIKLHLSSREELGVRLSSSPFRPHTLTVPLEPRLVSWVGGCLVNVAHAINKIRERACG, encoded by the exons ATGGAGGAGGGGGGAGCTGGTCCGGGGAGCCCCCTCCCGCCCGCCATGAAGGCAGAGACCGCGACCGCGGCGCAGGAGCCCCCGGCCGGGCCCAGCCTCAGTCACCTACTGAGTAGCCGGAAGCTGGTGGCCCTGGGGGCCGTGCTCGGCTGGCTCCTGGTCATCCACCTCCTGGTCAACGTGTGGCTCCTGTGCCTTCTGTCTGCGCTGCTACTGGTGCTGGGAGGATGGCTGGGCTCCGACACCATCGTGGGGCCTTCGGGTCGGCTGCACCTGGAGCGCTTCATCCCCATGGCCGTCTGCCCCCCACACCCCGAGGCCGAGAGGCAGCTGGAGCAGGAGATCGACCGCACCATCCGGATGGTCATGCGGGACTTCGTGTCGTCCTGGTATCGCACGGTGAGCCAGGAGCCCGCCTttgaggaggaaatggaggcagcCATGCGAGGGTTGGTCCAGGAGCTCCGGAGGAGGATGGCCAGGGTGGACAGCCATGCTCTTGCCCAGAGGGTTCTGACTCTCTGTGGTTGTCACCTGCAGAGCTATCTTCAGGCAAAGGAGGCCACGGCAGGGAAGCAGAGTGGCACAGATGAGCCCTCCCAGCTCTGGGAGGCTTACTGCCAGGCCACCGCCCCACATCCTGCAGTACAAAGTCCCAGGGCCGAGGTCGCCTACACACGTGGCATCGTGAACGTGTTGCTTCAAGGCCTAGTGCCAAAGCCCCACTTGGAGACCCGGACTGGCCGCCATGTGGTGGTGGAACTCGTTACTTGCAATGTCATCTTACCACTGATCAGCAAGCTCTCAGACCCGGACTGGATCCACCTTGTGCTGGTGGGCATCTTCTCCAAGGCCAGAAGCGGCCCAGCGGGAGTGGGTAAACCACTCTGTCCAGCCAGTGCCCGGGAACAGCCCCCAGTGCCCACATCTCTGCCACTGATTGTGGAGGTCCAGAGTCTAGCAGATGCGAGAGccccttctccagccccagtGCTCATAAACTGTAGTGAGCCTTCACACCCCTCCCCAGAAGTTGAAGAAGGCCATGAAGCACTGGAGGGAGATTTGGGGGGAGTGCTAGAAGAGAGAGAAGTAGGAAACAACTCTTCTCACTTCCTGCAGCCTCTGTTCTTGTCCGAAGACGCGGAGCTGGAGTCTCCGTTGTCTGAACTGGGCAAAGAAACCATCATGCTCATGAACCCAGGCAACTTCCTCTCTGCCAGGATTCAGAACTCCCTGTGTGCCCTAGGGGGTTCCCAGTCTCTGGACTCTAAGGGTGATGAGGGGTCCAAAGGAATTGAAGGAGCAGAAGCTGAGGAGGGTCCAGGAACAGAAACAGAGACCGGCCTGCTTGTCTCCATGCTGAATTCCTGCCCAGAGATCCAGATTGACACAGCAGACAAGGAAGTAGAACAGGGAGATGTCACCTCTCTTACAGCTTTGCTGGCCAGTCCGGAAAGGATGTGTCCCCCACGACCCTCGTGCTTAGAGAAAGATCTGACCAATGGTGTGAGCTCCCTAGATCCTAGTCTCCCACAAGTCCTgctctcctcctctccacctGATCCCCTCAGCGCAGCCACGTTCAGCTTTGAGCCCCTGAGCAGTCCAGATGGCCCCGTTATCATCCAGAACCTTCGTATTACCGGCACCATTACTGCTCGAGAGCACAGCAGCACCGGATTCCACCCATACACGCTCTACACGGTGAAG TATGAGACGGCCCTTGACGGCGAGAACAGCAGTGGCCTGCAGCAGCAGGCCTACCACACTGTGAACCGCCGTTACCGTGAGTTCCTGAATCTGCAGACCCGTCTGGAGGAGAAATCCGATCTACGAAAGTTCATCAAAA atgtgaagGGTCCTAAGAAACTCTTTCCAGATCTTCCATTTGGAAACATGGATAGTGACAGAGTGGAAGCCCGCAAGAGCCTCTTGGAATCATTCCTGAAG CAACTCTGTGCCATTCCTGAGATCGCTAACAGTGAGGAGATGCAGGAGTTCCTTGCTCTGAACACAGATGCTCGTATTGCCTTTGTCAAGAAACCTTTCATGGTCTCCAGAATAGACAAG CCACGTACTGTACGCGTTGCTGATGATACAggagtgaacaagacagatatgGATCCTCACCACAGACTACCATCCTATGAGCCAAGAGAGCGAGTTGTT GTGGTGGTGAGCGCTATCGTGGACACCTTGAAGACAGCATTTCCTCGCTCTGAGCCCCAGAGCCCCACAGAGGAGCTGAGTGAGGCCGAGACAGAAAGCAAGCCCCAGCCAGAAGGCAAGAAGGCTACCAA GTCCAGACTGAGGTTCTCATCCAGTAAAATTGCTCCAGCACTGAATATAACTGAGGCACACGAGAAGATTCTCTATTGTCTCCGGGAAGGCAGTGTG GAGTCAGAGATCCTCTCCATGTCTGGGATGGAATCCTTTATTGAAAAGCAGACAAAGTTACTAGAAACGCAGCCAGCAGAGGCCCCAGGAAAAGATTCTGAACAAATCTCCAAGGAATGTGTGGATGACTGCGTGTCAGGTGCAGCCGTGCCAGGCCAAGACCTCAGCAGCAGTGATCCAG GAACAGAGACAGAGTTGGCTGACACAGCCCTGGATCTGCTTCTCTTGCTACTGATGGAACAGTGGAGATGGCTATGTACGGAGAACGTGCAGAAAGTTATTCACCTCATCTTTGGGACCCTGATTCAGAG GACCGCGTGTGAGGCCTTTCAGGGTGACTTTATACCAATGGACTCATTTGCGAAGGCGACAACCAGAGCATCCCCGCGTCTGACAGCAGGCGGCAGACTACCTGGTCTCCCTGCAGCACGGACAAGCACAGGTTCTGTACAGGGTGCGGCACTGTTCTCCAGGTTTACTGGTGCTGCTGGAATCAAGTTGCACCTTTCCTCACGAGAAGAACTTGGAGTCAGGCTAAGTTCCTCCCCTTTCCGTCCCCATACCCTGACAGTTCCACTGGAACCACGTCTGGTTAGCTGGGTAGGTGGCTGTCTGGTGAATGTAGCTCATGCCATAAACAAAATCAGGGAGAGGGCTTGTGGCTGA
- the SNX19 gene encoding sorting nexin-19 isoform X5, producing MEEGGAGPGSPLPPAMKAETATAAQEPPAGPSLSHLLSSRKLVALGAVLGWLLVIHLLVNVWLLCLLSALLLVLGGWLGSDTIVGPSGRLHLERFIPMAVCPPHPEAERQLEQEIDRTIRMVMRDFVSSWYRTVSQEPAFEEEMEAAMRGLVQELRRRMARVDSHALAQRVLTLCGCHLQSYLQAKEATAGKQSGTDEPSQLWEAYCQATAPHPAVQSPRAEVAYTRGIVNVLLQGLVPKPHLETRTGRHVVVELVTCNVILPLISKLSDPDWIHLVLVGIFSKARSGPAGVGKPLCPASAREQPPVPTSLPLIVEVQSLADARAPSPAPVLINCSEPSHPSPEVEEGHEALEGDLGGVLEEREVGNNSSHFLQPLFLSEDAELESPLSELGKETIMLMNPGNFLSARIQNSLCALGGSQSLDSKGDEGSKGIEGAEAEEGPGTETETGLLVSMLNSCPEIQIDTADKEVEQGDVTSLTALLASPERMCPPRPSCLEKDLTNGVSSLDPSLPQVLLSSSPPDPLSAATFSFEPLSSPDGPVIIQNLRITGTITAREHSSTGFHPYTLYTVKYETALDGENSSGLQQQAYHTVNRRYREFLNLQTRLEEKSDLRKFIKNVKGPKKLFPDLPFGNMDSDRVEARKSLLESFLKQLCAIPEIANSEEMQEFLALNTDARIAFVKKPFMVSRIDKPRTVRVADDTGVNKTDMDPHHRLPSYEPRERVVVVVSAIVDTLKTAFPRSEPQSPTEELSEAETESKPQPEGKKATKSRLRFSSSKIAPALNITEAHEKILYCLREGSVESEILSMSGMESFIEKQTKLLETQPAEAPGKDSEQISKECVDDCVSGAAVPGQDLSSSDPGTETELADTALDLLLLLLMEQWRWLCTENVQKVIHLIFGTLIQRTACEAFQGDFIPMDSFAKATTRASPRLTAGGRLPGLPAARTSTGG from the exons ATGGAGGAGGGGGGAGCTGGTCCGGGGAGCCCCCTCCCGCCCGCCATGAAGGCAGAGACCGCGACCGCGGCGCAGGAGCCCCCGGCCGGGCCCAGCCTCAGTCACCTACTGAGTAGCCGGAAGCTGGTGGCCCTGGGGGCCGTGCTCGGCTGGCTCCTGGTCATCCACCTCCTGGTCAACGTGTGGCTCCTGTGCCTTCTGTCTGCGCTGCTACTGGTGCTGGGAGGATGGCTGGGCTCCGACACCATCGTGGGGCCTTCGGGTCGGCTGCACCTGGAGCGCTTCATCCCCATGGCCGTCTGCCCCCCACACCCCGAGGCCGAGAGGCAGCTGGAGCAGGAGATCGACCGCACCATCCGGATGGTCATGCGGGACTTCGTGTCGTCCTGGTATCGCACGGTGAGCCAGGAGCCCGCCTttgaggaggaaatggaggcagcCATGCGAGGGTTGGTCCAGGAGCTCCGGAGGAGGATGGCCAGGGTGGACAGCCATGCTCTTGCCCAGAGGGTTCTGACTCTCTGTGGTTGTCACCTGCAGAGCTATCTTCAGGCAAAGGAGGCCACGGCAGGGAAGCAGAGTGGCACAGATGAGCCCTCCCAGCTCTGGGAGGCTTACTGCCAGGCCACCGCCCCACATCCTGCAGTACAAAGTCCCAGGGCCGAGGTCGCCTACACACGTGGCATCGTGAACGTGTTGCTTCAAGGCCTAGTGCCAAAGCCCCACTTGGAGACCCGGACTGGCCGCCATGTGGTGGTGGAACTCGTTACTTGCAATGTCATCTTACCACTGATCAGCAAGCTCTCAGACCCGGACTGGATCCACCTTGTGCTGGTGGGCATCTTCTCCAAGGCCAGAAGCGGCCCAGCGGGAGTGGGTAAACCACTCTGTCCAGCCAGTGCCCGGGAACAGCCCCCAGTGCCCACATCTCTGCCACTGATTGTGGAGGTCCAGAGTCTAGCAGATGCGAGAGccccttctccagccccagtGCTCATAAACTGTAGTGAGCCTTCACACCCCTCCCCAGAAGTTGAAGAAGGCCATGAAGCACTGGAGGGAGATTTGGGGGGAGTGCTAGAAGAGAGAGAAGTAGGAAACAACTCTTCTCACTTCCTGCAGCCTCTGTTCTTGTCCGAAGACGCGGAGCTGGAGTCTCCGTTGTCTGAACTGGGCAAAGAAACCATCATGCTCATGAACCCAGGCAACTTCCTCTCTGCCAGGATTCAGAACTCCCTGTGTGCCCTAGGGGGTTCCCAGTCTCTGGACTCTAAGGGTGATGAGGGGTCCAAAGGAATTGAAGGAGCAGAAGCTGAGGAGGGTCCAGGAACAGAAACAGAGACCGGCCTGCTTGTCTCCATGCTGAATTCCTGCCCAGAGATCCAGATTGACACAGCAGACAAGGAAGTAGAACAGGGAGATGTCACCTCTCTTACAGCTTTGCTGGCCAGTCCGGAAAGGATGTGTCCCCCACGACCCTCGTGCTTAGAGAAAGATCTGACCAATGGTGTGAGCTCCCTAGATCCTAGTCTCCCACAAGTCCTgctctcctcctctccacctGATCCCCTCAGCGCAGCCACGTTCAGCTTTGAGCCCCTGAGCAGTCCAGATGGCCCCGTTATCATCCAGAACCTTCGTATTACCGGCACCATTACTGCTCGAGAGCACAGCAGCACCGGATTCCACCCATACACGCTCTACACGGTGAAG TATGAGACGGCCCTTGACGGCGAGAACAGCAGTGGCCTGCAGCAGCAGGCCTACCACACTGTGAACCGCCGTTACCGTGAGTTCCTGAATCTGCAGACCCGTCTGGAGGAGAAATCCGATCTACGAAAGTTCATCAAAA atgtgaagGGTCCTAAGAAACTCTTTCCAGATCTTCCATTTGGAAACATGGATAGTGACAGAGTGGAAGCCCGCAAGAGCCTCTTGGAATCATTCCTGAAG CAACTCTGTGCCATTCCTGAGATCGCTAACAGTGAGGAGATGCAGGAGTTCCTTGCTCTGAACACAGATGCTCGTATTGCCTTTGTCAAGAAACCTTTCATGGTCTCCAGAATAGACAAG CCACGTACTGTACGCGTTGCTGATGATACAggagtgaacaagacagatatgGATCCTCACCACAGACTACCATCCTATGAGCCAAGAGAGCGAGTTGTT GTGGTGGTGAGCGCTATCGTGGACACCTTGAAGACAGCATTTCCTCGCTCTGAGCCCCAGAGCCCCACAGAGGAGCTGAGTGAGGCCGAGACAGAAAGCAAGCCCCAGCCAGAAGGCAAGAAGGCTACCAA GTCCAGACTGAGGTTCTCATCCAGTAAAATTGCTCCAGCACTGAATATAACTGAGGCACACGAGAAGATTCTCTATTGTCTCCGGGAAGGCAGTGTG GAGTCAGAGATCCTCTCCATGTCTGGGATGGAATCCTTTATTGAAAAGCAGACAAAGTTACTAGAAACGCAGCCAGCAGAGGCCCCAGGAAAAGATTCTGAACAAATCTCCAAGGAATGTGTGGATGACTGCGTGTCAGGTGCAGCCGTGCCAGGCCAAGACCTCAGCAGCAGTGATCCAG GAACAGAGACAGAGTTGGCTGACACAGCCCTGGATCTGCTTCTCTTGCTACTGATGGAACAGTGGAGATGGCTATGTACGGAGAACGTGCAGAAAGTTATTCACCTCATCTTTGGGACCCTGATTCAGAG GACCGCGTGTGAGGCCTTTCAGGGTGACTTTATACCAATGGACTCATTTGCGAAGGCGACAACCAGAGCATCCCCGCGTCTGACAGCAGGCGGCAGACTACCTGGTCTCCCTGCAGCACGGACAAGCACAG
- the SNX19 gene encoding sorting nexin-19 isoform X6 has translation MEEGGAGPGSPLPPAMKAETATAAQEPPAGPSLSHLLSSRKLVALGAVLGWLLVIHLLVNVWLLCLLSALLLVLGGWLGSDTIVGPSGRLHLERFIPMAVCPPHPEAERQLEQEIDRTIRMVMRDFVSSWYRTVSQEPAFEEEMEAAMRGLVQELRRRMARVDSHALAQRVLTLCGCHLQSYLQAKEATAGKQSGTDEPSQLWEAYCQATAPHPAVQSPRAEVAYTRGIVNVLLQGLVPKPHLETRTGRHVVVELVTCNVILPLISKLSDPDWIHLVLVGIFSKARSGPAGVGKPLCPASAREQPPVPTSLPLIVEVQSLADARAPSPAPVLINCSEPSHPSPEVEEGHEALEGDLGGVLEEREVGNNSSHFLQPLFLSEDAELESPLSELGKETIMLMNPGNFLSARIQNSLCALGGSQSLDSKGDEGSKGIEGAEAEEGPGTETETGLLVSMLNSCPEIQIDTADKEVEQGDVTSLTALLASPERMCPPRPSCLEKDLTNGVSSLDPSLPQVLLSSSPPDPLSAATFSFEPLSSPDGPVIIQNLRITGTITAREHSSTGFHPYTLYTVKYETALDGENSSGLQQQAYHTVNRRYREFLNLQTRLEEKSDLRKFIKNVKGPKKLFPDLPFGNMDSDRVEARKSLLESFLKQLCAIPEIANSEEMQEFLALNTDARIAFVKKPFMVSRIDKPRTVRVADDTGVNKTDMDPHHRLPSYEPRERVVVVVSAIVDTLKTAFPRSEPQSPTEELSEAETESKPQPEGKKATKSRLRFSSSKIAPALNITEAHEKILYCLREGSVESEILSMSGMESFIEKQTKLLETQPAEAPGKDSEQISKECVDDCVSGAAVPGQDLSSSDPGTETELADTALDLLLLLLMEQWRWLCTENVQKVIHLIFGTLIQRFT, from the exons ATGGAGGAGGGGGGAGCTGGTCCGGGGAGCCCCCTCCCGCCCGCCATGAAGGCAGAGACCGCGACCGCGGCGCAGGAGCCCCCGGCCGGGCCCAGCCTCAGTCACCTACTGAGTAGCCGGAAGCTGGTGGCCCTGGGGGCCGTGCTCGGCTGGCTCCTGGTCATCCACCTCCTGGTCAACGTGTGGCTCCTGTGCCTTCTGTCTGCGCTGCTACTGGTGCTGGGAGGATGGCTGGGCTCCGACACCATCGTGGGGCCTTCGGGTCGGCTGCACCTGGAGCGCTTCATCCCCATGGCCGTCTGCCCCCCACACCCCGAGGCCGAGAGGCAGCTGGAGCAGGAGATCGACCGCACCATCCGGATGGTCATGCGGGACTTCGTGTCGTCCTGGTATCGCACGGTGAGCCAGGAGCCCGCCTttgaggaggaaatggaggcagcCATGCGAGGGTTGGTCCAGGAGCTCCGGAGGAGGATGGCCAGGGTGGACAGCCATGCTCTTGCCCAGAGGGTTCTGACTCTCTGTGGTTGTCACCTGCAGAGCTATCTTCAGGCAAAGGAGGCCACGGCAGGGAAGCAGAGTGGCACAGATGAGCCCTCCCAGCTCTGGGAGGCTTACTGCCAGGCCACCGCCCCACATCCTGCAGTACAAAGTCCCAGGGCCGAGGTCGCCTACACACGTGGCATCGTGAACGTGTTGCTTCAAGGCCTAGTGCCAAAGCCCCACTTGGAGACCCGGACTGGCCGCCATGTGGTGGTGGAACTCGTTACTTGCAATGTCATCTTACCACTGATCAGCAAGCTCTCAGACCCGGACTGGATCCACCTTGTGCTGGTGGGCATCTTCTCCAAGGCCAGAAGCGGCCCAGCGGGAGTGGGTAAACCACTCTGTCCAGCCAGTGCCCGGGAACAGCCCCCAGTGCCCACATCTCTGCCACTGATTGTGGAGGTCCAGAGTCTAGCAGATGCGAGAGccccttctccagccccagtGCTCATAAACTGTAGTGAGCCTTCACACCCCTCCCCAGAAGTTGAAGAAGGCCATGAAGCACTGGAGGGAGATTTGGGGGGAGTGCTAGAAGAGAGAGAAGTAGGAAACAACTCTTCTCACTTCCTGCAGCCTCTGTTCTTGTCCGAAGACGCGGAGCTGGAGTCTCCGTTGTCTGAACTGGGCAAAGAAACCATCATGCTCATGAACCCAGGCAACTTCCTCTCTGCCAGGATTCAGAACTCCCTGTGTGCCCTAGGGGGTTCCCAGTCTCTGGACTCTAAGGGTGATGAGGGGTCCAAAGGAATTGAAGGAGCAGAAGCTGAGGAGGGTCCAGGAACAGAAACAGAGACCGGCCTGCTTGTCTCCATGCTGAATTCCTGCCCAGAGATCCAGATTGACACAGCAGACAAGGAAGTAGAACAGGGAGATGTCACCTCTCTTACAGCTTTGCTGGCCAGTCCGGAAAGGATGTGTCCCCCACGACCCTCGTGCTTAGAGAAAGATCTGACCAATGGTGTGAGCTCCCTAGATCCTAGTCTCCCACAAGTCCTgctctcctcctctccacctGATCCCCTCAGCGCAGCCACGTTCAGCTTTGAGCCCCTGAGCAGTCCAGATGGCCCCGTTATCATCCAGAACCTTCGTATTACCGGCACCATTACTGCTCGAGAGCACAGCAGCACCGGATTCCACCCATACACGCTCTACACGGTGAAG TATGAGACGGCCCTTGACGGCGAGAACAGCAGTGGCCTGCAGCAGCAGGCCTACCACACTGTGAACCGCCGTTACCGTGAGTTCCTGAATCTGCAGACCCGTCTGGAGGAGAAATCCGATCTACGAAAGTTCATCAAAA atgtgaagGGTCCTAAGAAACTCTTTCCAGATCTTCCATTTGGAAACATGGATAGTGACAGAGTGGAAGCCCGCAAGAGCCTCTTGGAATCATTCCTGAAG CAACTCTGTGCCATTCCTGAGATCGCTAACAGTGAGGAGATGCAGGAGTTCCTTGCTCTGAACACAGATGCTCGTATTGCCTTTGTCAAGAAACCTTTCATGGTCTCCAGAATAGACAAG CCACGTACTGTACGCGTTGCTGATGATACAggagtgaacaagacagatatgGATCCTCACCACAGACTACCATCCTATGAGCCAAGAGAGCGAGTTGTT GTGGTGGTGAGCGCTATCGTGGACACCTTGAAGACAGCATTTCCTCGCTCTGAGCCCCAGAGCCCCACAGAGGAGCTGAGTGAGGCCGAGACAGAAAGCAAGCCCCAGCCAGAAGGCAAGAAGGCTACCAA GTCCAGACTGAGGTTCTCATCCAGTAAAATTGCTCCAGCACTGAATATAACTGAGGCACACGAGAAGATTCTCTATTGTCTCCGGGAAGGCAGTGTG GAGTCAGAGATCCTCTCCATGTCTGGGATGGAATCCTTTATTGAAAAGCAGACAAAGTTACTAGAAACGCAGCCAGCAGAGGCCCCAGGAAAAGATTCTGAACAAATCTCCAAGGAATGTGTGGATGACTGCGTGTCAGGTGCAGCCGTGCCAGGCCAAGACCTCAGCAGCAGTGATCCAG GAACAGAGACAGAGTTGGCTGACACAGCCCTGGATCTGCTTCTCTTGCTACTGATGGAACAGTGGAGATGGCTATGTACGGAGAACGTGCAGAAAGTTATTCACCTCATCTTTGGGACCCTGATTCAGAG